GTCTGCCATAGCTCGGGACGAATGCCATTGAGCTGCCCCCGCTCCACATCATAGACGGCAGTACCATGCATGTATGCGTCGAGCTTGTAGTTGATCGCTACCTCCTTGCCCCACTCCACAGCACGATTGTAGTAGTAGGCGGCGAACTTCTTCAGATACGGCTTGAAGGCGACGTTCATGATCCACCAATCGAACCAGACGATGGACGGACGGTAGTTGTCCACCAGCTCGCACGTGCGCAGCAGCCAATCCGTCAGGAACTCCTCATCCGGAGGATGTCCGTAGATCGTCCAGCCGTTATCACGAGGCTTGGCCGGGCCGTACAGACTGCGGTACTGCTCATCCTGCACGTCAGAAGGAAACTCCATCCCGCCATCGAAGAACCACCAATGCTCGGCACGGTGAGATGAGACCGAGAACACCATATCGTGCTCCTCGATGGCCTCCTTGAGCTCTCCGATGACGTCGCGCTTCGGTCCCATCTGCACCGCATTCCAGATCGACAGGTCGCTGTTGTACATCTGGAACCCGTCATGGTGCTCGGCTACCGGCATGACGTAGCGGGCTCCGGCCTTCTTGAACAGCTCCGCCCATCGCTTCGGCTCGAACCGCTCCGCCTTGAACATCGGAATGAAGTCCTTGTACCCGAACTCATGCTGCGGACCGTACGTCTTGATATGATGATCGAATATGCTGACATCTTGCCGATCACGCTTCTCCTTCTGCTGCAGGTACATCTCACGGGGATACCATTCGTTCCCATAGGCCGGCACCGCGTACACTCCCCAGTGGATGAAGATGCCGAACTTCGCATTCTTGTACCACTCGGGAATCGTATAAGCGCTCAGCGATTCCCAATCATCCCGATACGGCCCCTTGCTAATGACGTCATGAACAGCTTGCATCGTGTATGCTGCCATCTCTATTCAGCTCCTCTGCTATGGATAAGGTATGTCTACAGCTCGACGATTGCCTTGATGACACGCTGCTCCGGCAAGAGCCACTGCTCGAATTCGTCGATCATCTGAGTGAAGGCGGCACGGTGCGTAATAAGCGGACCGACCTGAACCGCCCCCGAGCGTACAGCCTCCAGCACATGGCCAAAATCGTCAGCCGTCGCATTGCGGCTGCCCATCAAGGTCAGCTCCCGCTTGTGGAACTCCGGATCGTGAAACGTAATATCGCCCTTCACCAGCCCGACGTACACGAGCGTGCCGCCATGTGCAGCGTAATCGAACGCCGCCGTCATCGACCGTCCGTTACCGGTCGCGTCGAACACGACCTGCGGCAGCTCGCCTTCGGTCAGCTCGCGAAGTGCAGCCAGCGGCTCCTGCAGCGCATGGACCGTCTGCTTCACCCCGGCCCACCGTCTGCAGAAGTCGAGCCGCTCCTCGTTCACATCCATCGCGATCACCTCCGCGCCTGCGAGCCTCGCGAATGCCATCACACCAAGCCCAATCGGACCTGCGCCGATGACGAGCGCCCGCTGCCCTTCCTTCACCTGAGCTCTTCGCACCGCATGGGCTCCGATGCTCAGCGGCTCCAGCAGCGCCGCCTCGTCGAGCGTCAAGCCGTCAGCGCGAACCAGGTGCGAGAGGGGCACCGCGATCCGCTCGCGCATGCCGCCATCCATATGGACCCCGAGCACCTGCATGCTCGTACAGCAGTTCGTCTTGCCCTCCCGGCACGCCAAGCACTTGCCGCAATGCATGTAGGGAATGATGCTGACCAAGTCGCCCGCCTTCCACTCCGATTCGCCAGCGACACGCACGATTGTTCCAGACAGCTCATGACCGAGCACCTTCGGATAGGTGAAGAACGGCTGGTTGCCCTTATAGGCATGCAGATCAGTGCCGCATATTCCGATGCGCCGGATCTGGACGACCGCGCAGCCCTCGGTAAGCTCTGGCTCCTCCTGCTCCGTCATGACAAAGCGCTCCACCTGCTCACATATGATGGTCTTCATCTTCATCGGCTCTCCCTCCGTTCGCTATCCAGATGTCGGTTGTACATCGGCAGGCCGCTGCTCCAGCTCTCGTCCTGAATCGGAGCGAGAATGTGCTGCACCGCCTGAAGCAGCTCCTCATCAAGCGGCTCATCCACCCAGTCGGCATTCCTGCGAATATTGAGCGGATTCGCCGTACTGACGAGCGTCGTCGGAATGCGCTCCTCGCTCGTGGCGAATTGCACCGCCAGCTTCGCTATATCTGTCCCTTGACTCGCACAATATTCCGCCGCCTTCCGGCATACGTCCTTCACCTGCTGACTGGCCGGGTGCCAATCGGGAGCGCCTCTCGTACCGAGCAAGCCCATCGACAAGGGAGAGGCATTAATGACTCCAACCTGCTGCTGCTCGAGGAAGGGCAACAGCGAGAGCAGTGACGTGTCATTCAGCGAATGATGACAATACGAGATGATCACATCCGCCTCGACCTTCGGCAGCAGCTGCTCGAACATCGGCAGCGGCAAGCCGCATAAGCCGTAGAAGCGGATTTTCCCCTGGGCCTTCAGTGTCCGCAGCGTCGGGATCGCTTCCTCCACTATAATAGCCGGGTCGACGAACTCGACATCATGCAGCAGCAATATATCAACATCATCGGTCCCAAGACGCTGCAGGCTCTCATCCAGACTCGCGACGATTCGCTGGCGTGAGTAATCAAATTCGTCCAATCCGTACCGTCCCGCCTTCGTGGACAGCACATAGCGGTCGCGAGGAATCGAGCGCAGCGCATTCCCGAGCACTGTCTCCGCCTTCGTCAAGCCATAATAAGGTGATACATCGATCAAATTTATTCCCGTGTCGAGCGCCTCGTGTACGGTACGAATGCTCTCCATCTCATCGGTCTCGCGGAACACCGAGCCGAGCGACGAAGCTCCATAGCTGAGTACCGATACGTCAAGACCAGTCCGCCCAAGCTGACGATATTTCATAGGGATACCGCATCCTTTCTTCCTCATAAGTGAGTGTCCTGTGCCGACCGCGCAGCAACATCTGAAGCCGAGATCTCTTGGACCCGTTCGTGCTATATTCGATAAAATTGAAGCGCATTCCGTCCGAACAGCCGGGACCGCTCCGCCTCGCCCCAGCTCTGGGGAAGCGACTGCTCGAGCACGTCCAGCACCTCCTCATACGAGCCAGCGAGCAGGCACACCGGCCAATCGCTGCCGAACATGACCCGTTCTGGACCGAAGCAGTCCAGCGCATGCTCGACGTAAGGACGGAAATCGCTTACATTCCATGACGAGTGATTAGCCTCCGTCACCATACCGGACAGCTTGCCATATACGTTCGGATAGGCAGCTATCGCCTGCAGCTGCTCCCTCCACGGCTCCAGTACGCCCTGTGCAATCGCAGGCTTACCCAGATGATCGATGACCGCATGCAATGTCGGCGCATGCTTCAGCAGATTCAAGACCTCATCGAGCTGATTGGCGCGAACGAGCAGGTCGACAGGCGTCTGGTCCGCCTCAAGCCTCGTCCACGCGGACAGCCAAGGCTCACGAACGATAGCAGACGCATCGGCCATGTCCTGAATCATGACCCGTACACCCTTGAGCTTCGGATGCGTGCGGAACAATTCGTAATGCTCCCAGCACGAAGCAGCCTCTGCATCGAACAGACCGACGACGCCAAGTATGGAGTCGTGCTGCTCGGACAGCTCAAGCAAGAATCTCGTCTCCTCGAAGGTCGGTGCCGCCTGCACGACGATCGTGCCATCGAGCTGATGCGCCTTCAAGGCAGGCTCGAGCTGCTCTGGCAGCAGGTCGCGGTACAGCACCGGAAGCTCGGGCGTAATCCAGCCGTAATCTCCACGACTAATTCGCCAATAATGCTGATGCGCATCAATTCTCATGCTCTCGGATCACTCCCTTCTTCAAGATGAGATTGCCATACAGGGCGGTCTCCCCTGTCGCGACGATTGCGTACGCCTTCTTCGCCCGCTCATAAAAAGCGAATCGCTCGACCTGCTCGAGCGGCTCCTCGAGTCCTGTTCTTGCGCTCAGCGTGCTGCGGTAGCGCGTCCAGATCGGCGTCTGCACCGAATCGCCCGGTACGACCGCCATAACGAAGGCCGGGCGCTCCACGTATGAATCGAGCGGCATGAGCTGCACGATCGCCTCCAGCAGCTCAGCGATTCCGTGTCCGTCGCAGCGGACAAGACGCTGGGCGCAGCTTGCAGCCGGGAAGTTGCCGTCGGCGAGCACCAGCTCATCGCCGTGACCCATCTCCATCATCAGCTTCAATAACTCGGGTGAAATAATTCTGGGAATGCCTATGAGCATGCTGTTCGCCTCCTGATTTATTATTGCGCTTCAATCATCTACAATGTAATCTTAACATCATAATGAAGTGTAAAGTTACTTAATCATTGCAGAATTATACCCTATATTGATACAATAATATGAAATCTTAACATGAACGGAGCTGACCCCTGATGTCAAAAGCGATTCAGAAGCAATTCGCCGGCGATCGGCACTTTCCGCTCCAGCTTGTGTACCGTGACACGAAGAGCTATCAGAATGAGCTCCCCGACCACATCCATGAATGGTTCGAGCTGGTGTACGTATACGAAGGCTGCGGCACGATGTTCATCGACCAGCAGTTCCTCGAGATGCGTGAGGGCGACTGGTTCATCATCCCGGGCAATACGATTCACCGCGCGTTCCCTTCTGTGGAGAACCCGGTCACGTCCACGGCTATCTTCTTCAGTCCAGTGCTCGTACGACAGCAGCTGCTCGGAGAATCGTTCTCGTACCTCAGCTGCTTCGAGGAGGCAAGGAAGCGGAAGCAGTACAAGCTGAATATTCAGATACCTCACCGTGACGAGTACGTGCGACGGATCGACCTGATGCATGAGGAATGGCAGCTGCGCCCGCATGGCTACCGCCACGCGATGCTGCTCTACCTCGAGCACCTGCTCCTGCAGCTGCACAGGGAGGCTGTGCCCAAGCAGAGGCAGCTTCCCGGCGATCATGCCACCGTGCCCGCCTGGCTACGTAAGACACTCGAGCGCATCGATCTGTCGATCGGCGACGACTTGACGCTGTCCTCACTCGCAGCCTCTGCGAACGTATCGGCCGCTCACCTGTCACGCTCCTTCAAGCAGCATACCGGGCTCACCGTGAGCGAATATGTGTCGACCAAGCGCATGCTGTATGCAGCCGAGCTGCTTCATCAGACCGAGCTCAGCTTACACGAGATCGCCTCGTGCTGCGGCATTCACAGCATGACTCACTTTCATCGAAGCTTCAAGAAGACACTCGGACAGACCCCGGCGAGATACAAGCAGCTCGCTACGATACGGAAGGCGTGAGCCGTCTGCAGTCTGTGGTCTGTGGTCTGTGGTCAGTGGTCAGTGGTCAGTGGTATCCATGACTCTCAATGTGTTCTCACAAATTTAATATTATCTTTGTATTTTAGAACATTTTTATATAGAATGGAATTAGTTCTGAAATATCAGGATAGATAATCTATTCAATAAGGTGGGTTAGCGATGAAAATTACGAAGCTGGAGCTGTTTCATGTCAAGCCACGTTGGCTTATTCTGAAAACGCATACCGACGAAGGCATATGCGGCTTCGGGGAGCCGATCGTCGAGGGGAAAGCCCGCACGGTGGAGATGGCGATCAAGGAGCTCGAGCCCGTACTGCTCGGACAAGACCCGATGCAGATCGAGCATCTGTGGCAGACGATGTACCGAGGTGCCTTTTACCGGGGAGGTCCGATTCTGGTCAGCGCCATTAGCGGCATCGAGCAGTCGTTGTGGGACATTAAGGGCAAGGCGTACAACGTGCCGGTGTACGAGCTGCTCGGCGGCGCTTGCCGGACGAAGATCCGCATGTACGCCCATTGCCGGGGCGAGTCGCCGGAGGAGCTGGCCGAGGCGGCACGCAAGCTGAAGGCGCAAGGCTTCACGGCCGTTAAGATCGGCATCGATGCGCCAGTCCTCAACGTAGACAGCATGGCCTACGTCGAGCGCCAAGCGGCACGCCTAGAGGCAATCCGCTCGGCCACTGGCCCAGAGATGGATATCGCGATTGACTTCCACGGCCGAGTGAGCCCGGCGATGGCGATTCGGCTGGCGAAGGCGTTCGAGCCGTTCTACCCGATGTTCCTCGAGGAGCCTTGTCTGCCCGAGAATGTGGATGCGATGGTTCGCATCGCCAATTCGACGTCGATCCCGATTGCGACGGGCGAGCGTCTGTACACGCGCTGGGGCTTCCGCGAAGTCATCGAGAAGCAGGCGGCTGTCATTGTGCAGCCGGACCTGTGCCATTGCGGCGGCATTCTAGAGGCGAAGAAGATTGCAGCGATGGCGGAGCTGTACTACGGCTCGATCGCCCCGCACAATCCGCTCGGTCCAATCTCACTCGCATCGTGTCTGCAGCTCGACGCTTGCACGCCGAACTTCCTCATACAAGAGCATCCGACGCTCGATGAGAAGTGGGATCTGGGCGTCGGCTACCTGAAGCAGCCCTTTGTCATCGAGGACGGCTATATCGAGGTGCCGAAGGGGCCGGGACTGGGCATTGAGGTCAATGAGGATTTCCTACGCGAGCAGCAATATGCCGGGGACTGGGAGACGCCGAGATATTACTACGAGGACGGCTCGCTGGCGGAGTGGTAGAGTCCGAATGACCTGCCACGGCTCGGCACCATAGCGAGCCTGACGGCTCAAGCTTCGTGACGTACTTGTGCAGCTGAAGGTGTTTATATGCAAGCGCTGTGCAGATAGGAGTGAAAGTGAAAGGCCCATGCGATGATCGCACGGGCCTTCTTCATTACCGAGGGCAATTCACTATGATCCTAACCAATCCTTGAATTACCAGCGAACATCATACATCTGAGCGTGGATGCTCTTCGCTGCGTTCACCATCGGCGCATAAGGCAGGTCGGCGACGTCCACGAAGCCGAGGTTGTAGTTCTCCCCGTCCCAAGCCCGACCGACGAGCGGCTCGTCGACGTATTGGAACCAATGCGCCCCGACGAAGTACGGGTTGTTCAGCGCTGAGTTCATGTACGTCGTATACTTCGCTCCGCGGTTCTGCTGGCTCGACGCAGCCGTATCCGGGTTCGGTCCAGCTCCGAACATACCGCGATCTGTCGCGCCGAACGCGTATTCGCCGACGATCATCGGCTTATCGAGCTGGCTGCCGATATGAATCCAGCTGTGACCATTTACCGTTTCCTTATAGATGTTGAAGCTGACCACATCGACGAATTCTGCTGCGGCCTGCTGCACCTCAAGGCTCGTCCCCCAGCTCGCGAAGCGTGCGCCGAGGTTCAGCTTGTTCGGAACCTTCGAGGTGAGCGCGCTATCTACGATTCCGAAATACTTACGCGCCAGCTCCTTGAGCATCGCGGAGTAATCCGGCACCATGCCATTGCTGATCGAGGCTGGCTTGAATGGAGCCTCCAGCGCTGCCCACGAAGCGAAGCTTGTGCCCCACTGCGCATTCAGTGCGCCGATGTTGTTGCTGTACTTCGTCTTCATCTGCGCGACCATCGCACGCTTCGCATGGCTGGTTGCCGCCTTCGCATCCATCGCCATAATATTCGTGATCAGAATATACTTGCTCTGCGTGCTGGACGGGTCCCCCCACGAAATTTCGTTGTCGACATAGACGCCGATCACCCATGGGTCCGTCGCGACCCCATAGTTCAATATTTGCTGGTTCAACATATTGTTCACGCTGGTCTGGAATTGCGGGTCGAACGGATCGGCGACCAGATCGCCGTTCGTGCTCGGAATTTTCGCATGGTTGCCATGCGTCCAGCCGTTCGCAACATAAGCGAGCTTGTTCGCCTCACCCTTGCCATGGAACAGCGTCGGATCGGACCAGTTGCCGAGTGAGTTGAAGCCCCAGTTTTTGAAGCGGGCGAGCGATACATTTTTCCACTGATTGATATAGTCTGCTCCGTACTTGCGCTCCAGGTTCGCCGAGTAGTGATTGAACAGCCAGCCCTCCGTCTGACCGAGTGGCGGCTTGCCGACGACCGTCGTGTAGCGCCAATGCTCGCCTAGTGAGCTCTCTCGCGTCGGAAGTCCAGCGAACATATTCTCTCGACCGGACACCCACGTATGCATGTCGTCCAGACGGACGATGTCAAGCCCCGTGGAGAAGAACAGATACCCTTCCGGATCGACGAGCGCCCACTTGCCCTGATGCTTCTGCACACGGAAGTGTCCCGTACCTGCAAGCTTCGGACCGTTCTTCCAGCCGCCGTACTTGCTCGTCGCTACTGGAGGAGCGCCTGTCAGCGTAGGGGCTTCGGCGTTCTTGTCGTTGATCAGATCCTGATCGGTCTTGATCTTGTCTGTCCAGTTCACCTTGGAATATTGACCGTACTTGTCAACGATGCCGTTCATATAGCTGAGGTCGGAGTTCGGGTCGTTGACCACATTGATGTTATCGAAGACGAGCGTCGTAGCGGTACTCGGCTGGAGCAGCCAGAACTGGAAGCTGACGATGTTACTCGTGTTGAGGCTCGTCTTCCCCCATGCGTAGCTCATCTGCGTCCCCGCCGGGGTAGGCGGCAGGAATCTCATACCGAAGTCGAGAACGTTCGAGCCGAGGCTTAAGAAATAGTTCTGCGTCGTCCCGGCCTTCGCCACCGCCGTGCTGACGATGGAGTGGTTCACGCCGTCTGAATTAACATTCTCGTCTACACGAAGGTAGAACGTGACATCCTTGTTCGTCGGATTCGTCAGCTGGAACGAGAGCGCCTTGTTGCTGCCGAAGTTCCACGGCGTCGACGGAGCGAATTTGACCGAAGGATAGTCAGCAGCTGCATAGTTCGCCTGCAGCGCCTTCGAGCCCGTCGTGTGATTGATGACCTGCAGAGTCGCCTGCTGGCCTGTCACATAGGACGGAATGACGCCATTGTCGAAGTTAATCGGCGTGAAGGCGACGCTCGCTGCGCTGACGGAGGCCGACGATGCGGACTGCTGCTGTGAAGCAGGTACTGGAGCTGGTGCAGCTTGCTGCGAATCGGCTTGCTGCTGCGGTGCTGGCGCAGCCTCCTGCGAATCGGCTTGCTGCTGCGACGCAGCGGACTCATTCGTTGCACTCGGCTGCTCGTTCATACCGTAGGACGGTATAGCGACGATGCTGGCGAGCATTGCGCATGTTAAAGCGCTTACCATGAACTTTTTCAACATAAATCCCTCCTAGAATGAGTGAGTTCTTCTTCTGTCCCTCTACGCGATGATAGAGCTTCCTTACATGGTCGTCTCGCAACGGCCCTCCTTTCTGTTCCTATTTCTTGCTATTTACATCGGCAATGAGCCGAGGAGCAAGACACGTGACAACGTCTAATAATTTCGGAATAAGTTCCATTTGTTAACACATTCATATCATATATTGGAATATAATTCCTGTCAATCTGGTTGGATACTAAAATATTAAGGTGACTCCTCTGAAAATATGAAAATATTAACATCTTGCCTCTAGATCTCATCTGAAATGCGAATAAACCTGTGACCGGAATAACCGGACACAGGTTTGAGCTTGCCTTGGAGCGTATTCGTCTAGCACTTCGGTTAGTGGTTCGGTCAGTGGATCATCATTACTGCGTGTCATTCACCTGCTGTCAGCAACTGTTCGAGCGAAGCATCTCTCCCCTGACGCACATGGACCGACATCGTCCAGCGATACGACTGACCAGCCTCCGCCCAAGAGACTTGACCGTTATCCACCGCACGAGACAGGGCGTCATAATAGCCTGTACACGGCTCCAGCGCGCAATTGGAGAAATGAGGCAGGCAAGCCCCTTCATCGATCCAGAGGCCGAAGTAAGGCACCTGCTCCCGACTCACCTGCAGCGTAAGCAGTGCCTCGCATTGCCGATCGTACAGCCCGCTCCAGCCGTCCGGCACCTCGACCGGGTAATACAGCTTGCGGCAATCGTTGTTCGTGAGCGGTCCGACCTGATCCAGCGCCAGCCTCTCTCCACTCGCATGGTCAGCCTCTGGCCACTTATACACCGATCCAATCTCCAGCTGACGCCCACCGAACACACATACCAGTTCCGTCATCGACGGTGGCAGGCTGATTACGGTATGCTCGTTCATCTGCAGGAGTGGATGCGGCATCCACAGGAACGGAATCGGAGCGTCTCCCAGATTGACGAGCTCATAGTCGAAGCGCAGCGTATCGTCCTGAACGAAGGAGATCGTCTTGCGCAGCTCGTAAGACATCGCTCTCCCTCTGACCGTCATCGTCACGGACTCCGATGTTGCGCGAGTCTCCCACGGAATCGACCACACCTCGCCATGGTCGGGCAACGAGATGCCGCTATATTCGCACGACTCGACCGTCGGACACATCTCATCCCATCCGCTTACATCCGATGCCAGGAAGTCCGACCCGTACTCATACCTTCGCAATGCTCCTTCAGTTGCCTGGACGAGCCACTCCCGCCCCGCTCGTTTGTCGACGAGCGATACCATTTTGCTGCCAAGCTCAGGAATAAGGATCGCCTTCATGCTCGGACTCTCTAGGCAGACCGCCTTCCAGCCCTTATACTGAGCTTCATAGATTCGATTCAACGTTCACGCCCCCTCATTATGGAGAATATCATTTTATATATAAAATATCTATAGTTTATAGCTAATACTAGACCATGAGGATGAACTTTTCCCTGTTAATCTACGT
Above is a genomic segment from Paenibacillus sp. YYML68 containing:
- the fucU gene encoding L-fucose mutarotase, with the translated sequence MLIGIPRIISPELLKLMMEMGHGDELVLADGNFPAASCAQRLVRCDGHGIAELLEAIVQLMPLDSYVERPAFVMAVVPGDSVQTPIWTRYRSTLSARTGLEEPLEQVERFAFYERAKKAYAIVATGETALYGNLILKKGVIREHEN
- a CDS encoding zinc-binding alcohol dehydrogenase family protein, with the translated sequence MKTIICEQVERFVMTEQEEPELTEGCAVVQIRRIGICGTDLHAYKGNQPFFTYPKVLGHELSGTIVRVAGESEWKAGDLVSIIPYMHCGKCLACREGKTNCCTSMQVLGVHMDGGMRERIAVPLSHLVRADGLTLDEAALLEPLSIGAHAVRRAQVKEGQRALVIGAGPIGLGVMAFARLAGAEVIAMDVNEERLDFCRRWAGVKQTVHALQEPLAALRELTEGELPQVVFDATGNGRSMTAAFDYAAHGGTLVYVGLVKGDITFHDPEFHKRELTLMGSRNATADDFGHVLEAVRSGAVQVGPLITHRAAFTQMIDEFEQWLLPEQRVIKAIVEL
- the dgoD gene encoding galactonate dehydratase; amino-acid sequence: MKITKLELFHVKPRWLILKTHTDEGICGFGEPIVEGKARTVEMAIKELEPVLLGQDPMQIEHLWQTMYRGAFYRGGPILVSAISGIEQSLWDIKGKAYNVPVYELLGGACRTKIRMYAHCRGESPEELAEAARKLKAQGFTAVKIGIDAPVLNVDSMAYVERQAARLEAIRSATGPEMDIAIDFHGRVSPAMAIRLAKAFEPFYPMFLEEPCLPENVDAMVRIANSTSIPIATGERLYTRWGFREVIEKQAAVIVQPDLCHCGGILEAKKIAAMAELYYGSIAPHNPLGPISLASCLQLDACTPNFLIQEHPTLDEKWDLGVGYLKQPFVIEDGYIEVPKGPGLGIEVNEDFLREQQYAGDWETPRYYYEDGSLAEW
- a CDS encoding aldo/keto reductase codes for the protein MKYRQLGRTGLDVSVLSYGASSLGSVFRETDEMESIRTVHEALDTGINLIDVSPYYGLTKAETVLGNALRSIPRDRYVLSTKAGRYGLDEFDYSRQRIVASLDESLQRLGTDDVDILLLHDVEFVDPAIIVEEAIPTLRTLKAQGKIRFYGLCGLPLPMFEQLLPKVEADVIISYCHHSLNDTSLLSLLPFLEQQQVGVINASPLSMGLLGTRGAPDWHPASQQVKDVCRKAAEYCASQGTDIAKLAVQFATSEERIPTTLVSTANPLNIRRNADWVDEPLDEELLQAVQHILAPIQDESWSSGLPMYNRHLDSERRESR
- a CDS encoding amidohydrolase, which translates into the protein MRIDAHQHYWRISRGDYGWITPELPVLYRDLLPEQLEPALKAHQLDGTIVVQAAPTFEETRFLLELSEQHDSILGVVGLFDAEAASCWEHYELFRTHPKLKGVRVMIQDMADASAIVREPWLSAWTRLEADQTPVDLLVRANQLDEVLNLLKHAPTLHAVIDHLGKPAIAQGVLEPWREQLQAIAAYPNVYGKLSGMVTEANHSSWNVSDFRPYVEHALDCFGPERVMFGSDWPVCLLAGSYEEVLDVLEQSLPQSWGEAERSRLFGRNALQFYRI
- a CDS encoding alpha-L-fucosidase, encoding MAAYTMQAVHDVISKGPYRDDWESLSAYTIPEWYKNAKFGIFIHWGVYAVPAYGNEWYPREMYLQQKEKRDRQDVSIFDHHIKTYGPQHEFGYKDFIPMFKAERFEPKRWAELFKKAGARYVMPVAEHHDGFQMYNSDLSIWNAVQMGPKRDVIGELKEAIEEHDMVFSVSSHRAEHWWFFDGGMEFPSDVQDEQYRSLYGPAKPRDNGWTIYGHPPDEEFLTDWLLRTCELVDNYRPSIVWFDWWIMNVAFKPYLKKFAAYYYNRAVEWGKEVAINYKLDAYMHGTAVYDVERGQLNGIRPELWQTDTSVARNSWSHSINNSYKDPVELVCDLVDIVSKNGCLLLNVGPKADGTIPEEDEAILLAIGKWLEANGEGIYDTRHWKIYGEGPTQMDEGMHTESKRSPYTTEDIRFTFKNGVLYAYALKLPESGTLTIRALAEGSKHYQSTITSIRLLGDDRELDWSRTAEGLHIELASMTRTPYPVGFRIGMD
- a CDS encoding helix-turn-helix domain-containing protein, which encodes MSKAIQKQFAGDRHFPLQLVYRDTKSYQNELPDHIHEWFELVYVYEGCGTMFIDQQFLEMREGDWFIIPGNTIHRAFPSVENPVTSTAIFFSPVLVRQQLLGESFSYLSCFEEARKRKQYKLNIQIPHRDEYVRRIDLMHEEWQLRPHGYRHAMLLYLEHLLLQLHREAVPKQRQLPGDHATVPAWLRKTLERIDLSIGDDLTLSSLAASANVSAAHLSRSFKQHTGLTVSEYVSTKRMLYAAELLHQTELSLHEIASCCGIHSMTHFHRSFKKTLGQTPARYKQLATIRKA